The segment ATTTACCATTGCCTGCTGCCAGGGAATGCTCTTCTTTGAAATCTCGCTGCGTTCCGGCGGGCATGCCAGCATTCTGTCCACCGGGATTTTATTCTCCGCCGTCAGCCTGGGCGCACTAGTGACACTCAGCATGCTGTTTCTGAACCAATATTCCCCCGGCAAAAGAGTGGCCGTCGCCATGTTCATCCTGGCGCTTTGCTTCTACGCGCTGGCCGCCGCGCATACACTGCCGCTTATTGGCATCCTGCTAGTGCTGGGGATGGCCAAGGGACTTCTGTTCCCAGCCCTTTCCTCTCTGTTTATTGAACGCAGCGGAGGAGCAGCGCTTGGCAGGGTGTTCTCTTATCAATCCATTGCCATGTCGATTGGCTCCTTCGCAGGACCTGTGGCAGCCGGACAGCTCCGGGGACATACTTCTCCTTACTTTATAGCCTTTCTGCTGTTAATGGCTGCTTTGATCGGTTTATTAACCGGCAAACAGAATTCTGCCAAAGTCATGCCCTCGGGGATACAGCTGTAGCTTCTTCTTGCTTTATTAGGCTGGAGCACAGTCGCCTCAGCGCCTTGTTCATACTATAAAGTACAGCTCATAACTACTACCATGATTACGAACCGAATGAAGGGGTGAAACAAAATGAGTCACGTCAACAAAGCAGCTGCTTATTGCGGCGGTGTCGGTACTTCTGTCGGCATGATCCTGGTGCTCTACATCCTCTTGGTCATCATCTTGAGCGGTCTGTTCTACTAAGCTGATCCTAAGCTTTATGGAGGCCTCTGCTTCATCAACAGAACGGTAGTCATGCTTTGCAGGCTGTCCCCCTGGGGGCAGCCTTTCATGCTGCCTTTTTTGCATTAAAAACAGGCAGAACGTTACAATATACATATATCGTTCATTTCCCGGGGAATGTGTGTTTCCATTTTCTTGCCAAATAATCATTGGAGGTGGATGCCTTGCCGATTTTCATTATTGTAGAGGGGAAGAACGACCGGAGCCGGCTTCGCCGCCTTCTGACACCGGAGATTGAAATTGTATGCACCTTTGGCACCCTGAATACAACCAGGCTTGAAACCCTTCACAAGCAAATTCGTCATGAGGACGTATACCTGTTTATGGATAATGACAGCTCCGGCAAAAAAATTCGCGGCATACTTAGGGATTCCTTCCCCGATGCTGAGCATATTTATACCCGCAGAGGTTATGCCGGTGTAGAGGGGACTCCCGATGAGTACCTGGTTGCCCAGCTGGAGAAGGCGGGTCTTGAAGAGTATATTGTATATCCTCCCGAGATGCTGCCCGGTAATTCGTGGGACAGCCAGCATGATTCCCATTAAGAGAAAAAGGACGATCCTCTAAAGGAACCGTCCTTTTATCATTTATTGAACGAGGCTCTTGAGATCCTTAACGATGTCCTCCACCTTGACCTGCATAGGATCAGTGGCGTCGTACAGCTTGCGGATATTGTGATCTCCATCGACCAGAGCAATGCGGTTACCATGAGAAAAATTACTCGTTTCGTTCCCGATTAACGGTATTTTGAACGAGCCCTGCATCAGATCCCGCGTTTCCTCCTGGTCGCCGCGCAGGAAATACCAGCCACTGTAATCAGCGAAGAACTGATCACCGAAGGCTTTGATTTTTTCGGGGGTATCGGTCTCGGGATCGAAGGAGAAGGACAGAATTGCAGCTTTCTCTCCAAACAAGCCCTCCTCCTTCTTCAGCTCATTCTGAACCTGAGATAACACCATGGTGGTTGGGGGACATACGTCCGGGCAGCTGGTGAAGTAAAAATACATCAGCCTCACCTTACCCTTCGTATCATCCAGCGTCACCGTCGATCCGTCCACATTCTCCATCTGGAAGTCGGCTACCTGCCCCATCACCGGCAGCTTGCTTTTTCCAATACCTAGAGTACTGAACAATAAAGCCCCTGCCGCAATTAGACAGACAGCTAGAATAAGCCAGGTCCATTTATATTTCTGAAGCAAATTCGACATCATGTGCTCTCCTTAATAGTTAAAGTGACAATATGTACGGATTAAAGTGTACCATAACGGAGGCAGCCTGTGGCAGGAAAAACAGTCCGGCGGACAAACTTCCTATGACAATTTCGTGACATCTTTTATACGCTTTCGTCCTTGACGGAACGTTTCTATTACGGCACAATTTGTCTAGGCAGCCCAATTTAGCGGGCAGCAAAAAACCCGAAGCGTGACGCTTCGGGCGGTATGCACAAGTCCTGATAAAGTTACTGACTGCTGCGTCCGGAAAGCGATTGCTCTGCCAATTGGACGAGGCGCTTGGTGATATATCCTCCCAAAGAACCAGTCTCACGGGATGTGTAATGACCCATGTAGCCGTCTTGTGGAATTGTGACGCCCAGCTCTTGCGCGGCCTCCATCTTCAGCTGCTGCAAGGCTGCGCTCGCTTGGGGAACAACCAGATTATTACTGCGGGATCCTCTTTGTGCCATGTTGTACATATCTCCCTTCAATGATGTCTGTGTCTTTTGCAAGCTTGCAAGCTTATTATGTCTCGCTCTTCGCAGCATTATACGGGAAATTCACATTATTATTTATAGGGAGGTCATAGGATATGGGAAAGGGATTGTCGCTGTGGTTTGCATCTTCCTCCATCGTTCTGATGGCTGCCGCCTCCATTATGCTCAGTCATAATATATGGGCTGCACTAGGCTTAGGGGTGCTGACCATCCTGAACATTGGATGGGGCTTTATCGTCAAAGCAAGATTGCGCCGGTCCGGCAAAGAGTAATCCTCCAGCCGTGCATTTGGGCTTCCGCCATTTCTAACGAATCTGTTATGATGGAACAATGATGAATATAATGAGCAAGAAACCATGTGGTGAAGGAGCATCGATATGAATCAGGTGACCAAGGGTCAGTGGAATGATTATGATACCTATACTCTTAACAGCGGCAGTCTCGAGGTTACAATTCTGCCCAGACTCGGAAACAATGTGATCGGAATCAATGACCTGCACGAAGAGCGCCAGATTATTCGCAGACCTGACGAAAGCGAGCTGGCATTTTATCTGCAAAAACCTTACCATTTCGGCATGCCCCTGCTGATTCCGCCCGGAAGAATATCCAAAGGACGCTTCCAATATGCCGGGCAGGATTATCAGTTTGATCAGAATACAGTCAACGATAATCATATACATGGCCTGCACCGGACTCAGGCCTGGTGCGTCAGTGATATTGAGGAAGACGAGGAAGGCTGCTCCGTGACAACAGAGCTTCATACCAGCGATGACCCTCATTGGCTGCAGCAGCTCCCGGAGCCCCTGAAGCTGCAAATGGTGTTTCATCTTCAAGGAACGACGCTGCAGCAGCGGCTACGCGTGAGCAATCTGGGAACTTCACCGGTTCCTTTCGGAATGGGATATCATACGTGGTTTCTGCTGGACGGAAGCCCCCAGAACTGGCAGCTAAGGCTTCCGGTAGATCATATTTGCGAGCTGGATGAAGAGCAGGTTCCCACCGGCGGCACCGTCCCCCTTCATGAGCTTGCCGAGTTACAACATGGAATGAGCCTTGCCGGCTCGAATCTGGATACGATATTCAAGCTTCAGGAGAATCAGCCTGCTGAAGCTGTTCTTACCCGAAATGACGGGTATACGCTTCACTACTCTGGAGATTCGTCCTTATTCAAGCACTGGGTGCTGTATACGAAGGGCGAAGCGCAGGACTTCTTATGTATAGAGCCCTATACGTGGCTGCCTAATGCACCGAACCTGCCACTGAGCAAGGAAGAGACAGGCCTGATTGAGCTTCTTCCCGGCTCTTCGGTAGAGCTCGTAACCACGCTTCAGATCCGCCGCCCGGAATCCTCTTCATAGTCTGAAGCTTTTCAACGATTTAGCTGTCCTTGCGGTCTCACACTCGCGTAGGGCAGCTTTTTTGATGAAACGGCTAATATTACCAGACTTCTGGTTCTCTCTATAGCGCATGAGAAGCAGGACTTTCAACCATAATATCCTCATCAGCAATGAAGGAGGTGACAGAGATGGGCATGGGTCAAAACGGACAAGGTCGCCGTAACAGAAGCTCGAACAACCTGGTTGTTCCTCAAGCTAATGCGGGTCTGCAGCAAATGAAATATGAGGCTGCACAAGAACTGGGCGTAAGTATTCCTCAAGACGGTTACATGGGTCATTACACTTCCCGTGAAACCGGTTCTTTGGGAGGATACATCACAAAGCGTCTGGTACAAATGGCAGAGCAGCAATTGTCGGGTCGTTCTAACTCGTAATTGATTCTCTTCCCTCCAGATGATGAGAATGAGAAAGAGGCGGTCTTCTCCCCAAAGATCCGCCTCTTTCGTATGTACATTATAAAAGAAATAAGGGCTAAATCAATATTCTGCAGCTGCATCGGATACAGCCGGCCTGCTATAACGAATCATCATGTTAGCCATGTTGTAATTAGATTCCAGTACCGCATCCACGAGCACGATGCCTTGCTGAATGGTGAACTCATAGCTGATCTCGCCATGGGTCCAGCGACGCTTATGATTCAGGCTCTCAAGTGCCATGCTGCGAAAAGAGCTTTGCTGCACCGGTGTCAAGCCGCAGCCCGCTGGTATTATTACACCGTTCCGGCCTGCAAGCGGATTATGGCGAATACCGAATTTGCCAATGACATTGTTTCGTATTTGCACAAACACGGTACCTGAGTTCAGTCCGGCCAATTCCTCCTCCAGCTCCTTAAACACGAGATCCAGCTGCCTTGCAAGAGATAACTGCTCTAATCTTATCATCTTCCTCCCCCTTTCCATTCCTATCATGATTAGGTATTTCAGCCTTTTACTAGGGCTTGTGACTCATTATAGGACAAGCTTCAAAATCCATCAACAATTTACAACATAATTGGGTATTTATCCCTACTTTTGCATATTTAACACATTCATATTTCGTTTTTTTATGTCATTTTATTCTTTAATATGACAAAAAAAAGAGGCCAGCCTGTGACCTCTCCTGCATACCGCTTTCATATTTAAATCATCATTCTACACCATATTCTGAGTCATTTGCAGAAATTGACGAATATCCTGCTCGCAAGATGAAGCTGCTTTTTGCCAGAAATCCGGACGTGTAAGATCTACGCCCAGATGCTTTTGCGCCAGCTCCTCCACAGGCAGTATGCCGGTATCCTGCAGCAATGCATCATATCGTTCAGCAAAAGCTTCGCCCTGCTCCAAAGCAAGTGCGTACAAGCCGGCGCTGAACATATACCCAAATGTATACGGGAAGTTGTAGAACGGCACGCCTGTAATATAGAAGTGCAGCTTGGAGGCCCAGAAATGCGGATGATAGCCGGACAATGCATTCAGGTAAGCTTCTTTCTGAGCCTGCTCCATGAGATTGCTGATCTCGGACGCCGTCAGGATGCCCTGCTTGCGCTGCTCATAAAACGTGGTTTCAAACAAGAACCGGGCATGAATGTTCATAAAAAATGCCACGCTGCGGTTAATTTTTTCTTCTAAGAGCGCCAAACGCTCCTCCTCCTGCTGAGCTCCTTTGACCTGGGCATCGGACACAATCATCTCCGCAAAGGTCGAGGCCGTCTCAGCCACATTCATGGCATAGCTCTGGTTCAGTACTGGAAGCTCGGTCATCAAATGCTGATGATACGCATGCCCCAGCTCATGAGCCAAGGTAGATACATTGGAGGCCGTGCCGCTGTAGGTCATAAAAATCCGCGTCTGATTACTGTTCTTCAGTGAGGTGCAGAAGCCTCCAGGGCGCTTTCCAGGGCGATCCTCCACCTCAATCCAGTTCTTATCAAAGGCCATCTGGGCAAAATCCGCCATTCTCGGGCTAAAGGCACGGAACTGGCGGACGATGCTTTCCGCAGCATCATCGTAGCTGATCTTGACTTCCGAGGTTTGCAGCGGTGCATCTACATCCTCCCAGGAGAGCTGGTCCATACCGAGCAGCTGGGCCTTGCGGTTCAGAAACTCCACCAGCAGCGGTTTCGTGCTTTGCACGACGGACCACATCGCATCCAGCGTCTCCTGCGACATCCGGTTAACTGCCAAAGGCTCCTTCAGCACCTGGTCCCAGCCGCGGGCCTCATACAGCTTGAGTCGGAACCCGGACAGATGGTTTAATGTATCAGCACAATAGTCTTCCGAGGCACTCCAGGCCTCTTCCCATTTCTGGAATACTTCCCTGCGAACCTCCTTGTCGGGATGGCTCAGCTTATTGGCAGCCTGGCCTGCGGAGAGCTTACGCAGTTCACCATTCTCTTCAAAAGGAATCTGGATATGGCTCACAATGGTGTTATAGAAATCTCCCCATCCGTGATAGCCGTCTACAGACAAAGACAGAGCTAGGCTTTCCAGCTCAGGACTCATCTTCTCCCGGGCCCGGCTGCGGCTTTCACTTAAGGTAAAAGAGAGCGGTGCCATGTTATCCTTAGCCATCCAGTCATGAAACAAGGTATCGTCAATATCACGCAGTAAAGTACTGAACTGTACTGCAGCACTCTGAAAGGAAGCAAGAAGACCCGTGATTCGGCCCGATAACTGGTTGGCCTTCTTATCGCTTTGATCCTGTGCAGACAGGCAGCTGACAAAAGAGCGGGCTTCACTGCCCTTGGCCGTGCACTGCTCCAGCAGCTCCACAATGCCCTCCAGTCCGGCTGCTTCCTCCAGTGTCTGTGGTATGGATGCCGACTTCACTTGCTCCTGAAGCAGCTTGATATCCTGCTCCAGCCCTTGGATAAAGGCTTCAAACTCACTGGAGGCTGAGCCTCCCGGAAATATCGTATCCAGATCCCATGTCTGGCGCAACGGATGCTTCATCCTGTTCATCAACCTTTCCAAATTGGATTCATCAGTGTATAACTAATAGAAGTGCTTAGCAATCTTAAACAACGAAGGAGCGATCATGATGAGACCCTTACAAATATCCGCCGAAACGGCGCTAGCTTTATCGAAAAAGCTCGGGATTCCGCTCGAGAACCTGATGCATATGCCCCAGCATATCCTCATGCAAAAAATCGCCGAGCTCTCCCAATCCGACAATGAGGCGGATCAAGAAAGCCCGGAGAACAAGGACGGGAAGGAATCATGATCCCTTTTTCCAACACATGGCCTTATGATGTCGTCTCCAAGGATGTGTATGTCCAGAGCTGTCCTTTCTGCGGAGCCGACAATGTGCTGCTGCCCATGAAGCCGAAGGAGCTCATCAGCGTACGGGAGGGCAAGAAGAAGCTGCTCATCTTCCCCTGCTGCCACAATAAGGTTACCGTGGTGGACAGCGATGGAGATTATATTCTAACCGATCAGGCTCTAAGGTAGTCTCGTGCACCGACCGCGAGATTAAGACGAAGCCGGAGCATCCGTCTCCCGCTGTGTCCCCTCGGCCATCATCTGCTCCCGGAGCAGAGCCCATTGTTCTCTGGAGGCGCGGATCATCGCGGCATCGGTAATTTTCTGATCCTGTACGACTCTGGAGAACCATTGCACGGCTTCCCGGTATCGGCCGACCCTGCGGTTAAGCTCTCCGATCAGATATAGCAGCCGCGCATCATTTCCAGTAAAGCCTTCATATTCATAGCAGCGAACATACGCCTCCAGACTGTACTCCAGGAAGCGCTGCTCCTGCTCCGCATCATTTTGATACCGGTACAGCCAGGCAATATGCTGCAGCAGGCTCGCCACAATCCTGTCCTTTTCTCGGATGGCCTGGGCACACAGCAGAGCCAGCTTGTACGTTTCCAGCGCTTCCTCCAGCCTCCGCGCCCCGCCGAAGTCCCGCGTATTCCAGCGCCTTCCGACCTGATCATGAAATGCGGCTCGCTGCGCGTCATTCAGACTGGTCACAGAATGCTCGGTAAAGGCGAATCCGCAGGAGGGGCATACCCGGACGACGTAGAAGTCCGGATTCTCATTTTTGTAATAACCGCAGAAATCTGAATCACTCCGGTACGCCTTCTTCAGGCTGGGCCGAACCCTAGAGGTCTCAAACTCATGCTCACAATAAGGACATGCTACTTTAATTTTATACAGCGGCTCCATTGCCATGCTCATGACATCCCTGTCCCCCGCGCGTTCGCGCATTAATAGCTGTTCACAAAATGCCGGGCAGGCCCGGACAGCCGGTCCAGCACGAAGCTGGCCAGCGGTTCTTGAATACCTACATCCCGCAGGGCATGAGCCATGCAATGCAGCCATTCATCAGCATGTCCATCCGTGATGGTAAACTTCATATGCCTTGCTCGCATCATAGGATGGCCAAAGGCTTCCGAGAACAAAGCGGGCCCGCCAAAGAATTGGCTCAGAAACATATATTGCTTCTCCATAACCGGCTCGATATCTTCAGGAAACAGAGGCGCCAGCACGGCATTCTGCTGTACTCTAGGATAGAATGCCTCCACTAAAGCACGAACTCCCTCTGCTCCTCCCAGCTGGTCATACAGACTAAGACTTGGATCCATGGTATATATCATCTCCTGTCTTTCACACAACTCGTTATGCTTCTCCATTATATCAAACCTGCCGCAAACGTCTAACCGTACCCCCAGACACAAAAAAAGAGCTAAACTCAATGTTTAGCCCCTTGCTCCTTATCAGTAGCTTCTCCAGTCTTCTTCACTTTGACGACCCAGCGAAGCCCGTATCACATAAACAAACGCGCATACCAGCAATCCGGTCACTATACTCATAATCATCACTCCATCTCTGTTTCATCGTTACTTAAGATGTGCTTTGATGGTTTTAATTATAGCATAATACTCACAAAAATAAAGCTTTTTTGTAACCGCTTTCTAGGTCTTTTTGTACTGTTTGTCCTCATAACTGCATACAGTGGATCAGAGCCTCCCATGATTGCAATGGGACCTATTACTGTCTTTATTGGGGGGATTCAAGTGCATCATGCCTATTAAAAAGCTCGGATTTCCTATATTTACGGCCTTGATGCTCAGCCTCATCCTTCTGATGGCAATATTTCCGGAGTCTGCTCTGCAAGCTGCGGTACGCGGACTTTCCATATGGTGGGACGTTCTGTTTCCCTCCCTCTTTCCGTTCTTCGTCATCTCGGAGGTGCTGCTTGGCTTCGGCGTGGTCCATCTGATCGGCACCCTTCTGGATCCCTGGATGAGGCCCTTATTCCGCATTCCCGGCTGCGGCGGCTTCGTCGCCGCTATGGGCTACGTGTCCGGCTACCCGGTAGGCGCCAAGCTGACGGCCAAGCTGTGGGAGCAGAAGATGATTACGCGGGAAGAAGGAGAGCGCCTGGTCGCGTTCACCACCTCCTCAGATCCTATTTTTTTAATCGGCGCTGTCTCTGTCGGCTTTTTTCACAGCACCGAGCTGGCACTCATTCTGGCGATCGCTCATTACGGAAGCGGACTGCTCGTCGGATTGCTGATGCGATTTCATGGCGATCAAAGCTCGTCCTCTTCTCCCGCGCAGAAGCACAGCATGAAGGGCAGCCGCCTTAAGCGCGCCGTCCTGGACATGCATGCGGCCAGAAGCGCTGACGGTCGGCCGCTGGGTGTGCTGCTGACAGAAGCCATTCAGTCCTCGCTGCAGCTGATGGTGGTCGTTGGCGGACTCGTCGTTTTCTTTTCTGTATTTTTGGAGCTTTGGACCCAGGCTGGTGTTCTGTCTGCGATCAATGCGGTGCTTGGCCAGCTGCTGCTGGCAGTGGGCGCTCCCGAGCAGCTCAGCATGGCCCTTATGGGAGGCTTATTCGAGGTCACACTGGGGGCTAAATATGCTGGAGGCGCTGGCGAAGCTGTACCTTTGATCTATAAGGCTGCCGTGGCTGCTTTCGTGCTGTCGTGGGGAGGCCTTTCGGTGCATGCCCAAATTGCCAGTATCCTTCATTCCACCAATCTGCGTTACTTGCCCTTTATGGGGGCCAGGCTTCTTCATGGGGCCATGGCTTTCACCGCCGTGCTGATCTTATGGGGTCCATTTATGGGAGAAGCCGAGCCTGTATTCACGCCAGTTCCTGTTTCTGATGGGGCTCTGAGCGGTTATACCCATTACATGGCCTGGTTTAGCCTGCTGCTCACATTGCTGTTAGGTGTTGTGATTATGACAGAGGCGGTGTATTGGATCTCGCGTAAATTGCGCAAATTGAAATCGTGAAGCATTGTTTTCTTTCACAAGATTGATTATCATCGTTATATAATCTTTTTAAAGGAGCTTATCGACTTGAGATACTATGTTCTGGACCGCGGTGATCCCTTGTCAGTCGAATTAAGTCAACAATTTCATAAGCTGGCGGGACAACGGGGCTTTCAGCTGG is part of the Paenibacillus algicola genome and harbors:
- a CDS encoding M3 family oligoendopeptidase gives rise to the protein MKHPLRQTWDLDTIFPGGSASSEFEAFIQGLEQDIKLLQEQVKSASIPQTLEEAAGLEGIVELLEQCTAKGSEARSFVSCLSAQDQSDKKANQLSGRITGLLASFQSAAVQFSTLLRDIDDTLFHDWMAKDNMAPLSFTLSESRSRAREKMSPELESLALSLSVDGYHGWGDFYNTIVSHIQIPFEENGELRKLSAGQAANKLSHPDKEVRREVFQKWEEAWSASEDYCADTLNHLSGFRLKLYEARGWDQVLKEPLAVNRMSQETLDAMWSVVQSTKPLLVEFLNRKAQLLGMDQLSWEDVDAPLQTSEVKISYDDAAESIVRQFRAFSPRMADFAQMAFDKNWIEVEDRPGKRPGGFCTSLKNSNQTRIFMTYSGTASNVSTLAHELGHAYHQHLMTELPVLNQSYAMNVAETASTFAEMIVSDAQVKGAQQEEERLALLEEKINRSVAFFMNIHARFLFETTFYEQRKQGILTASEISNLMEQAQKEAYLNALSGYHPHFWASKLHFYITGVPFYNFPYTFGYMFSAGLYALALEQGEAFAERYDALLQDTGILPVEELAQKHLGVDLTRPDFWQKAASSCEQDIRQFLQMTQNMV
- a CDS encoding globin domain-containing protein, with the translated sequence MDPSLSLYDQLGGAEGVRALVEAFYPRVQQNAVLAPLFPEDIEPVMEKQYMFLSQFFGGPALFSEAFGHPMMRARHMKFTITDGHADEWLHCMAHALRDVGIQEPLASFVLDRLSGPARHFVNSY
- a CDS encoding sporulation protein YjcZ; this encodes MSHVNKAAAYCGGVGTSVGMILVLYILLVIILSGLFY
- a CDS encoding alpha/beta-type small acid-soluble spore protein, which gives rise to MAQRGSRSNNLVVPQASAALQQLKMEAAQELGVTIPQDGYMGHYTSRETGSLGGYITKRLVQLAEQSLSGRSSQ
- the ylbJ gene encoding sporulation integral membrane protein YlbJ; this encodes MPIKKLGFPIFTALMLSLILLMAIFPESALQAAVRGLSIWWDVLFPSLFPFFVISEVLLGFGVVHLIGTLLDPWMRPLFRIPGCGGFVAAMGYVSGYPVGAKLTAKLWEQKMITREEGERLVAFTTSSDPIFLIGAVSVGFFHSTELALILAIAHYGSGLLVGLLMRFHGDQSSSSSPAQKHSMKGSRLKRAVLDMHAARSADGRPLGVLLTEAIQSSLQLMVVVGGLVVFFSVFLELWTQAGVLSAINAVLGQLLLAVGAPEQLSMALMGGLFEVTLGAKYAGGAGEAVPLIYKAAVAAFVLSWGGLSVHAQIASILHSTNLRYLPFMGARLLHGAMAFTAVLILWGPFMGEAEPVFTPVPVSDGALSGYTHYMAWFSLLLTLLLGVVIMTEAVYWISRKLRKLKS
- a CDS encoding toprim domain-containing protein, whose product is MPIFIIVEGKNDRSRLRRLLTPEIEIVCTFGTLNTTRLETLHKQIRHEDVYLFMDNDSSGKKIRGILRDSFPDAEHIYTRRGYAGVEGTPDEYLVAQLEKAGLEEYIVYPPEMLPGNSWDSQHDSH
- a CDS encoding YycC family protein, whose protein sequence is MRPLQISAETALALSKKLGIPLENLMHMPQHILMQKIAELSQSDNEADQESPENKDGKES
- a CDS encoding SCO family protein, encoding MSNLLQKYKWTWLILAVCLIAAGALLFSTLGIGKSKLPVMGQVADFQMENVDGSTVTLDDTKGKVRLMYFYFTSCPDVCPPTTMVLSQVQNELKKEEGLFGEKAAILSFSFDPETDTPEKIKAFGDQFFADYSGWYFLRGDQEETRDLMQGSFKIPLIGNETSNFSHGNRIALVDGDHNIRKLYDATDPMQVKVEDIVKDLKSLVQ
- a CDS encoding small, acid-soluble spore protein, alpha/beta type, which encodes MGQNGQGRRNRSSNNLVVPQANAGLQQMKYEAAQELGVSIPQDGYMGHYTSRETGSLGGYITKRLVQMAEQQLSGRSNS
- a CDS encoding O-methyltransferase gives rise to the protein MIRLEQLSLARQLDLVFKELEEELAGLNSGTVFVQIRNNVIGKFGIRHNPLAGRNGVIIPAGCGLTPVQQSSFRSMALESLNHKRRWTHGEISYEFTIQQGIVLVDAVLESNYNMANMMIRYSRPAVSDAAAEY
- a CDS encoding DUF2225 domain-containing protein, which gives rise to MAMEPLYKIKVACPYCEHEFETSRVRPSLKKAYRSDSDFCGYYKNENPDFYVVRVCPSCGFAFTEHSVTSLNDAQRAAFHDQVGRRWNTRDFGGARRLEEALETYKLALLCAQAIREKDRIVASLLQHIAWLYRYQNDAEQEQRFLEYSLEAYVRCYEYEGFTGNDARLLYLIGELNRRVGRYREAVQWFSRVVQDQKITDAAMIRASREQWALLREQMMAEGTQRETDAPASS
- a CDS encoding aldose 1-epimerase; protein product: MNQVTKGQWNDYDTYTLNSGSLEVTILPRLGNNVIGINDLHEERQIIRRPDESELAFYLQKPYHFGMPLLIPPGRISKGRFQYAGQDYQFDQNTVNDNHIHGLHRTQAWCVSDIEEDEEGCSVTTELHTSDDPHWLQQLPEPLKLQMVFHLQGTTLQQRLRVSNLGTSPVPFGMGYHTWFLLDGSPQNWQLRLPVDHICELDEEQVPTGGTVPLHELAELQHGMSLAGSNLDTIFKLQENQPAEAVLTRNDGYTLHYSGDSSLFKHWVLYTKGEAQDFLCIEPYTWLPNAPNLPLSKEETGLIELLPGSSVELVTTLQIRRPESSS